GTAGGGAAGGGCGCTGGCCCAGGGGGATTGGGGGCAGCCGTAAGGGGAAGCGGCCATCGCGCAGTTGGCGGGCCAATTCCTCGCCATGGGCCTCCGCCAACCTCGGGCTATGGGCAGGCGCGCAGCTGAGCCGCTGCCCGTTTAGCTCCAGTTGGCCGCCCAGCAGATGGTCGTAGCTGGCCAGGCCCAGGTTTGGTTTGAGCCGCCTGGGCAGGGCTAGATCGAGCACTGGTGCCTGCAGACTGGCGTTGTCTGCTGCGGCCTGTTCGGCAACTTTCCTATTGATCAGGGGCACGGGCACTGCCGTGGCGATCAGTAGGGCGCTGCCATGGCCCTCAAAAAAACAGGCCCGCACCCATGGGCTCCGCAGGGGATGGAGATCCACCGCCACCGCCGCGCTGCAGCCGGGGCTCAGGGCATGGCCACTGGCTTGGCGCTTGGGTTTGGGCTGGTGGCCGCTGCCGCTGCCCACCACCCAACCGATGGCGCCGCCCACCAGCACGGGGGAGCCAGGGCCCAAGAGCGCCAGACCTGGCATGGTCAGGCCAATGCTGCCCGCCCCGGCACAGCTGTAGAGGGCATTGGCAAAGGGGCCCAGCAGGGGGCCATAGGGGCTGGCCGTGAGACCTTCGGCGCTGCTGACCGCCACCACTCCGTTTTCGGCGATGGCGCGGTGCAACAGCAGCCGACCGGTGGCAAGTTGTTCGAGCTGGATCTGGCTGTGCAGTTCGCGGCGGGGGTGGAGGGCAGTTGCCTCGCCACTGGCATCGATGCTCACCTGCTGGCCCCCGATTAGGGCTGCTAAGACCTGGGCTCCGCCGAGGCGTTTCGGTTCCCCCAGGCCACCGCCGATGGCCAAGACCAGTTCGCTGCTGCCGTGGCCCGTGGCCGCACTTACCCCGCCAACCAGGGCTTGGCGAAAGCGAATTGGGGGCTCGCTGGCCCCCAGGCCCAGGTGCAGGCTGGCCTGGTCGGTGAAGCAGGCATCGGCTGCCACCACCACGTCTGTGGCGGCGTAGGCGGGGGCCATGCCGTGCTGGGCCACCAGTTTGCGAAATTCTGCGGCGGAGCAAACCGAGAGCACACCGCGCTCCTGCTTTTGGCGCAGTTGCGCCTCAGTGCGTACGGGAAAGCTCACGGCTGGGCTGATTTCGGCAGGCTAAGGGGTTTTCGATAAACTATCCATTGCATAAGGCGGTGATACATGGCGGATCCAACCGGTCCCGGCGAACGGAATCCCGGTGACTCCGACGAACGGATCATCCAGACCGACCTGCGCAATGAAATGTCGCGCTCCTATTTGGAGTATGCGATGAGTGTGATCGTGGGAAGGGCCCTGCCCGATGCCCGCGATGGCCTCAAGCCGGTGCACCGCCGGATCCTCTACGCGATGTATGAGCTGGGTCTTACCAGCGATCGCCCCTACCGCAAATGTGCCCGTGTGGTGGGGGAGGTGCTTGGTAAGTATCACCCCCACGGCGATACGGCTGTCTACGACGCCCTGGTGCGGATGGCCCAGGACTTCTCCATGCGCATGCCCCTAATCGATGGGCATGGCAATTTCGGTTCGGTGGATAACGATCCCCCCGCGGCGATGCGGTACACCGAATCGCGGTTGCAGGCCCTCACCACCGATGCCCTCCTGGAGGACATCGAAGCCGAAACCGTCGACTACGCCGACAACTTTGACGGCTCCCAGCAGGAGCCCACCGTGATGCCGGCCCGCATCCCCCAGCTCTTGCTGAATGGCTCCTCTGGCATTGCGGTGGGGATGGCCACCAACATTCCGCCCCACAACCTCACCGAGTTGATCGACGGGATGTTGGCGCTGATCGCCAATCCTGAGATTGATGATCAGCAATTGATGGCAATTATTCCGGGCCCTGATTTTCCCACCGGTGGGCAAATTCTGGGTCGTCGGGGTATTCGCGAGACCTACACCACCGGCCGCGGCTCGGTGACAATGCGGGGTGTCGCCTCGATCGAAACGGTGGAGGCGAAGGGACGGCCAGATCGGGATGCGGTGATCATCACCGAATTGCCCTACCAAACCAATAAAGCCTCCCTAATAGAGCGTATTGCTGAACTGGTCAACGATAAAAAGCTGGAGGGTATTGCCGACATTCGCGATGAGAGTGATCGCGATGGCATGCGCATCGTGATTGAACTGCGCCGCGATGCCTATCCCCAAGTTGTTCTAAACAATCTCTTCAAGCTCACCCCCCTCCAAAATAACTTCAGCGCCTACATGCTGGCCCTGGTTAAGGGTGAGCCCGTGCTGCTCACCCTGGCCAAAATGTTGAGGGTCTTCCTCGACTTCCGGGTCGAGACCATCGAGCGGCGCACCCGCTATCTGTTGCGTAAGGCGGAAGAGCGCGACCACATCCTCTTGGGCCTGTTGCTGGCACTCGATCAGCTCGATCCGATCATCGCCCTGATCAGGGCTGCCCCAGATGCTGCCACGGCCCGCCTGCAGCTACAGGAGCGCCATGGCCTGAGCGATGTCCAGGCGGATGCAATTTTGCAGATGCAGCTGCGGCGTCTGACGGCTCTGGAGGCCGACAAGATTCGCCTGGAACACGAGGATCTGGTTGCCAAGATTGCCGACTACAAGGACATTCTTGGCCGTAGGGAACGGGTGCTGGGAATCATCATCGATGAGCTCCAGGCGATTAGGGCCAAGTATCTGTCGCCCCGCCGCACCGAAATCCTCGACCTCGAGGGTGGCTTGGAGGATATCGACCTGATCGCCAACGAGCGCTCGGTGGTACTGCTTACCGAAACCGGTTACCTCAAGCGGATGCCGGTGAATGAGTTTGAGGCGACTAGCCGGGGCACCCGGGGCAAGGCCGGCACCAAGAGCCAGGGGGAGGAGGCTGTCAGGTTGTTTATCAGCTGCAACGACCACGATTCACTGCTCCTCTTTAGTGATCGGGGTGTTGTCTATTCAGTGCCTGCCTATCGGGTGCCGATGTGTAGCAGGGCTGCCAAGGGCACTCCCATCGTGCAGCTGCTACCGATTCCCCGGGAAGAGCAGATCACCTCGCTGCTGGCCGTAAGTGCCTTCGAAGAGGACGGGGTGTTGTTGATGCTCACCAGCGGCGGCTATGTGAAGCGCACCCGCCTCTCTGCCTTCGCCAACATTCGTGCCAATGGCCTGATTGCCATTTCCCTGGAGGAGGGTGATGCCCTCACCTGGGTGCGGTTGGCCCTGCCCGGTGACAGCGTGCTGATCGGTTCCCTGAAGGGGATGACGATCCATTTCCGCCTCAACGACAGCGAGCTAAGGCCCCTGGGGCGCACAGCCCGCGGGGTGCGGGCCATGAATCTGCGCAACGGTGACCAGCTGGTCAGCATGGATGTGTTGCCGGCCGAGCTGGCTGATCGGGTCGCCAATGCCTCCGGCGACGACGAAGCTTCGGCGCTCGATGGGCCCGACGACGAGGTCGAAGAAGCGGTTAGCGCCGATGGTCCCTGGGTGCTGGTGGCTTCAGCCAGTGGCCTGGGCAAGCGGGTGCCCGTTGATCAATTCCGGCTGCAAAAGCGGGCCGGTATGGGCCTGCGCTGCATGAAGTTCCGCCGCGACGGGGATGTGCTGGTGGGCCTCAAGGTCCTGGGTGCTGGTGAGGAACTGCTGCTGGTAAGTGAAAAGGGGGTGATCGTGCGCACCCAGGCCGATGCGATTCCCCAGCAGTCCCGGGCCGCCACGGGCGTCAGGCTGCAGAAGCTGGATGCGGGCGACCGGCTCTCGGAGGTGGTCCTGGTGCCGCCGGCGCAGGAGGAGGAGCCCGTTGTCGAGGTTGAAGCCACGGTCGCGCCGGAGGCGTGAAGGTGGATGTGTTGGTGATTGGTTCAGGGCCTGCGGCCCTGGCCATCGCCAGTGAATTGGTTGATCGTGGCCTAGTGGTGGAGGGCCTTTCCCCAGTTGATCCAGCTGAACCCTGGCCCAATACCTACGGGATCTGGGGCCCAGAGGTTGATCGCCTTGGCCTGGGGGGGCTGCTGGGCCACCGCTGGAGCGATACGCGCAGCTATTTCGCCAGTTCGGTTGAGCCCCTGCTGCACCAGGTGGACTACGGCCTCTTTGACAAGCAGCGATTGCAGGCCTTTTGGTTGGGGCGCTGCAGCCATGGGGCCATGGCCTGGCATCGGGGCCTGGCAGCGACGATCGACCATTCCCCCAGCCATTCCACGGTGACTACCGACAGGGGAGTGGAGCTCAAGGCCCGTTTGGTGGTGGATGCCAGCGGCCATCGGGCCGCCTTTGTGCAACGTCCAGATGGGGGAGCAGTGGCAGCCCAGGGGGCCTACGGAGTGGTGGGCAGCTTCTCTGCTCCACCGGTTAGGGCCGGGGAGTTTGTGTTGATGGACTACCGCAGCGACCACCTCAGCGCCGCTGAACAACGCTGCGGCCCTCCGACCTTTTTGTATGCGATGGATATGGGGGAAGGGCTGTTTTTTGTGGAGGAAACCTCCCTCGCCTTGGCTCCACCAGTGCCGTTTGAGGTGTTGAAGGAACGGTTGCAGCGGCGCTTGGCCCACGGCGGGATCGCCATCGAAACTGTTTGCCACGAGGAATTTTGCCTATTCCCGATGAATCTGCCGCTGCCCGATTTGAACCAGAGGGTTGTGGGCTTTGGGGGGGCGGCAAGCATGGTGCACCCTGCCTCTGGCTACATGGTTGGGGCTTTGTTGCGCCGAGCACCGGGCCTGGCCGATGCGATTGCCACGGCCCTGCGTAATCCGGCGGGTGGCGATTCCCTGCTGGATGGGGCCGAGGTGGCGGCTAGCGCTTGGCAAGCCCTCTGGCCACTGGAGTTGCGGCGTAAGCACGCCCTCTACTGCTTTGGTTTGGAGAAGTTGATGCGTTACCCGGAGGCCCAGCTGCGCCAGTTTTTCGACAGTTTTTTCCAGTTGCCGCAGGAGCAGTGGTATGGCTTTTTAACCAACACCCTCAGCCTGCCTGAACTGGTGGCCGCCATGCTGCGTTTGTTCCTAGCGGCTCCCTGGAGCGTGCGTTGGGGCCTGATGCAACAACAGGGCAGG
This genomic interval from Cyanobium sp. WAJ14-Wanaka contains the following:
- the gyrA gene encoding DNA gyrase subunit A, whose protein sequence is MADPTGPGERNPGDSDERIIQTDLRNEMSRSYLEYAMSVIVGRALPDARDGLKPVHRRILYAMYELGLTSDRPYRKCARVVGEVLGKYHPHGDTAVYDALVRMAQDFSMRMPLIDGHGNFGSVDNDPPAAMRYTESRLQALTTDALLEDIEAETVDYADNFDGSQQEPTVMPARIPQLLLNGSSGIAVGMATNIPPHNLTELIDGMLALIANPEIDDQQLMAIIPGPDFPTGGQILGRRGIRETYTTGRGSVTMRGVASIETVEAKGRPDRDAVIITELPYQTNKASLIERIAELVNDKKLEGIADIRDESDRDGMRIVIELRRDAYPQVVLNNLFKLTPLQNNFSAYMLALVKGEPVLLTLAKMLRVFLDFRVETIERRTRYLLRKAEERDHILLGLLLALDQLDPIIALIRAAPDAATARLQLQERHGLSDVQADAILQMQLRRLTALEADKIRLEHEDLVAKIADYKDILGRRERVLGIIIDELQAIRAKYLSPRRTEILDLEGGLEDIDLIANERSVVLLTETGYLKRMPVNEFEATSRGTRGKAGTKSQGEEAVRLFISCNDHDSLLLFSDRGVVYSVPAYRVPMCSRAAKGTPIVQLLPIPREEQITSLLAVSAFEEDGVLLMLTSGGYVKRTRLSAFANIRANGLIAISLEEGDALTWVRLALPGDSVLIGSLKGMTIHFRLNDSELRPLGRTARGVRAMNLRNGDQLVSMDVLPAELADRVANASGDDEASALDGPDDEVEEAVSADGPWVLVASASGLGKRVPVDQFRLQKRAGMGLRCMKFRRDGDVLVGLKVLGAGEELLLVSEKGVIVRTQADAIPQQSRAATGVRLQKLDAGDRLSEVVLVPPAQEEEPVVEVEATVAPEA
- a CDS encoding homocysteine biosynthesis protein codes for the protein MSFPVRTEAQLRQKQERGVLSVCSAAEFRKLVAQHGMAPAYAATDVVVAADACFTDQASLHLGLGASEPPIRFRQALVGGVSAATGHGSSELVLAIGGGLGEPKRLGGAQVLAALIGGQQVSIDASGEATALHPRRELHSQIQLEQLATGRLLLHRAIAENGVVAVSSAEGLTASPYGPLLGPFANALYSCAGAGSIGLTMPGLALLGPGSPVLVGGAIGWVVGSGSGHQPKPKRQASGHALSPGCSAAVAVDLHPLRSPWVRACFFEGHGSALLIATAVPVPLINRKVAEQAAADNASLQAPVLDLALPRRLKPNLGLASYDHLLGGQLELNGQRLSCAPAHSPRLAEAHGEELARQLRDGRFPLRLPPIPLGQRPSLLALDD
- the crtL gene encoding lycopene beta cyclase, which codes for MKVDVLVIGSGPAALAIASELVDRGLVVEGLSPVDPAEPWPNTYGIWGPEVDRLGLGGLLGHRWSDTRSYFASSVEPLLHQVDYGLFDKQRLQAFWLGRCSHGAMAWHRGLAATIDHSPSHSTVTTDRGVELKARLVVDASGHRAAFVQRPDGGAVAAQGAYGVVGSFSAPPVRAGEFVLMDYRSDHLSAAEQRCGPPTFLYAMDMGEGLFFVEETSLALAPPVPFEVLKERLQRRLAHGGIAIETVCHEEFCLFPMNLPLPDLNQRVVGFGGAASMVHPASGYMVGALLRRAPGLADAIATALRNPAGGDSLLDGAEVAASAWQALWPLELRRKHALYCFGLEKLMRYPEAQLRQFFDSFFQLPQEQWYGFLTNTLSLPELVAAMLRLFLAAPWSVRWGLMQQQGREWALLTRLLSP